One window of the Chanodichthys erythropterus isolate Z2021 chromosome 2, ASM2448905v1, whole genome shotgun sequence genome contains the following:
- the cdca3 gene encoding cell division cycle-associated protein 3 produces the protein MGASESKLSVASTPKVDLSQRPKAARVASLADPRSPSCAIDRTPIQVGVAYSPLPVVESVGPGFVDPRSPTPGITRTPIKVSVTSLARRLSTFFLNDVKSGGDSVSSLPPVSFTKHPSLPSVARQNDAGPREPLLPAVKAQNSASVREHTDALFTPAPSSPSEGYGSICSSPFVLVGDTQMEVEVDTEASLEEAEEALLLGASTLRKELSLSLLACREGVYSSSLEERPLTPLPPAERQANEDHSYALFSVAQPSTESETSTPDTEALVTLEEAEAPSQTSEEQVTSVLPESSHEQPEVSKPLTPQPAVASNISSTQVETVQTGIRCLKFDTRSPSQAIFKPQWLGVGFGTAGVRARGVQGRGKTSVSSPLSTKNTVTNENNNMVVRAKQRPREKVLIGEGRSPLQILREANSPRDRNSQMKLKVSTPEKQRYSQMDRRALILSLNKENE, from the exons ATGGGTGCCAGTGAAAGCAAGCTGTCTGTGGCATCAACACCAAAGGTGGATCTGAGCCAGCGGCCGAAAGCCGCGCGTGTGGCGAGCCTTGCAGACCCGCGTTCACCGTCCTGTGCTATCGACCGCACACCTATACAG GTGGGTGTGGCTTACTCTCCTCTTCCTGTGGTGGAGTCAGTTGGGCCTGGATTTGTTGACCCCCGCTCACCCACCCCTGGCATTACTCGAACACCAATAAAGG TGAGCGTCACATCTCTCGCCCGGCGGTTGAGCACGTTCTTTCTCAATGATGTTAAGTCTGGTGGCGACTCTGTTTCTTCTCTTCCCCCGGTCTCCTTTACCAAACACCCCAGCCTGCCCAGTGTGGCTCGGCAAAATGACGCAGGCCCCAGAGAGCCCCTGCTCCCTGCGGTAAAAGCTCAGAACTCGGCCTCCGTCCGTGAACACACGGATGCCTTGTTCACCCCTGCGCCATCCTCTCCTTCTGAGGGCTACGGCTCCATTTGCAGCAGCCCGTTTGTGTTGGTTGGAGACACACAGATGGAGGTAGAGGTAGATACTGAAGCCTCTCTGGAAGAGGCAGAGGAGGCTCTGCTGCTTGGCGCTTCGACATTAAGGAAAGAGCTTAGTTTGAGTCTTCTTGCGTGTCGTGAAGGTGTTTATTCCTCTTCTCTGGAGGAACGTCCTCTGACTCCTCTTCCTCCTGCTGAGAGGCAAGCGAATGAAGATCATTCCTACGCACTCTTTTCAGTTGCCCAACCGTCCACAGAGTCTGAAACATCCACACCTGATACTGAAGCTCTCGTGACCCTGGAGGAAGCTGAGGCTCCATCCCAGACGTCTGAAGAACAG GTCACATCTGTTCTTCCAGAGTCAAGCCATGAGCAGCCAGAGGTGAGcaaacctctcacacctcaacCGGCTGTTGCCTCGAACATATCCAGTACACAGGTCGAAACAGTCCAGACTGGCATCCGTTGTCTGAAGTTTGACACACGCAGCCCCAGTCAAGCCATTTTTAAGCCCCAGTGGTTGGGGGTGGGCTTCGGGACAGCTGGTGTCAGAGCAAGAGGGGTACAGGGACGTGGAAAAACCTCTGTCTCTTCACCGCTCTCCACCAAAAACACAGTCACAAATGAGAATAACAACATGGTTGTGCGTGCAAAACAAAGACCGAGAG AAAAAGTTCTGATTGGGGAGGGCAGATCACCTCTACAGATCCTGAGAGAGGCTAATTCACCCAGAGACCGCAACTCACAG ATGAAGCTGAAAGTGTCCACCCCTGAAAAACAGAGATACAGCCAGATGGACAGGAGAGCTCTGATTCTGTCACTCAACAAGGAAAATGAGTGA
- the gnb3a gene encoding guanine nucleotide-binding protein G(I)/G(S)/G(T) subunit beta-3a produces the protein MGEMEQLRKEAESLKDEITAARKAVQDLTLQDHVAGTAVVGRVQLKTRKTLRGHLAKIYAMHWGTDSKLCVSASQDGKLIVWDSYSTNKVHAIPLKSSWVMTCSYAPSGNMVACGGLDNMCSIYNLKGKDGNVKVMRELAAHTGYLSCCRFLSDSEIITSSGDCTCLLWDIETGTEKTVFAGHLGDCMSLAVSPDFNTFISGACDFTAKLWDIREGQCRQTFGGHESDINAIGFFPNGNAVITGSDDASCKLYDLRSDQELITYQDSSIMCGVTSIAPSLSGRLILAGYDDFNCNIWDSLKAERVGVLSGHDNRVSCIGVTPDGMACCTGSWDSFLKIWN, from the exons ATGGGTGAAATGGAGCAACTGCGAAAGGAGGCGGAGAGCCTGAAGGATGAAATCACC GCGGCTCGTAAAGCAGTGCAGGACCTCACGCTGCAGGATCATGTGGCGGGGACAGCTGTTGTGGGACGTGTCCAGCTAAAGACCAGGAAGACACTGAGAGGACATCTGGCCAAAATCTATGCCATGCACTGGGGGACAGACTCAAA GCTGTGTGTTAGTGCGTCTCAAGATGGTAAACTGATTGTATGGGACAGCTACTCCACCAATAAG GTGCATGCAATCCCCCTGAAGTCCTCATGGGTGATGACCTGTTCGTACGCACCTTCAGGAAACATGGTGGCATGTGGAGGACTTGACAACATGTGCTCCATCTATAACCTGAAGGGCAAAGATGGTAACGTGAAGGTGATGCGTGAGCTCGCAGCACACACAG GTTACCTTTCCTGCTGCCGCTTCCTGAGCGACAGTGAGATTATCACCAGCTCTGGAGACTGTACCTG TCTTCTGTGGGACATTGAGACAGGAACAGAGAAGACCGTCTTTGCTGGCCATCTGGGAGACTGTATGTCTCTGGCTGTGTCCCCTGACTTCAACACTTTCATCTCAGGAGCTTGTGACTTCACAGCCAAACTGTGGGACATCCGTGAGGGCCAGTGCAGACAGACCTTTGGAGGCCATGAGAGTGACATCAATGCCATTGGG TTTTTCCCCAATGGCAATGCAGTGATCACAGGTTCAGACGACGCTTCCTGCAAGCTGTACGACCTGCGTTCAGACCAGGAGCTCATCACGTACCAGGACTCCAGCATCATGTGCGGAGTGACTTCCAtcgctccctctctctctggAAGACTCATCCTCGCTGGGTACGACGACTTCAACTGCAACATCTGGGACTCGCTCAAGGCGGAGAGAGTGG GAGTGTTGTCTGGTCATGACAACAGAGTGAGCTGTATCGGCGTGACACCTGATGGGATGGCCTGCTGCACAGGATCATGGGATAGCTTTCTGAAGATCTGGAACTAA